One window from the genome of Entelurus aequoreus isolate RoL-2023_Sb linkage group LG04, RoL_Eaeq_v1.1, whole genome shotgun sequence encodes:
- the LOC133647708 gene encoding T-cell leukemia homeobox protein 3-like, translated as MEDGEARQSLANGSTKASSPSKEASLVLLNKHGVGFPHLWSSLTQFVSPLQPAQPPPSTCSSDMEQSPSPPPKPAQHEPISFGIDQILGAAAESGAGRQLRDAGSGDGYYSLGSPGRTCTPSYTALAISFSGMDAPHGSVYGDGRSVGGRGVIRVPAHRPLTAPGPAAPVQSAVPGFGGLCFPWIGNRFTKDRISAALVPFSVTRRIGHPYQNRTPPKRKKPRTSFSRVQICELEKRFHRQKYLASAERAALAKSLKMTDAQVKTWFQNRRTKWRRQTAEEREAERQQANRLILQLQQSALHKSLGESAVADPLCAHNSSLYALQNLQPWAEDRE; from the exons atggaggatggagaagCACGTCAAAGTTTAGCCAACGGCAGCACAAAAGCATCCAGTCCGTCCAAAGAGGCCTCTTTAGTGCTGCTAAACAAACATGGAGTCGGATTCCCGCACTTGTGGAGCAGTTTGACCCAGTTTGTGAGTCCACTGCAGCCCGCCCAGCCCCCGCCTTCAACTTGCAGCAGCGACATGGAGCAATCACCGAGTCCTCCTCCCAAACCTGCCCAGCATGAGCCCATCAGCTTCGGCATCGACCAGATCCTAGGAGCCGCCGCGGAGAGCGGAGCGGGACGGCAGCTGCGTGATGCCGGCAGCGGGGATGGTTACTACAGCCTGGGGAGTCCCGGCCGGACCTGCACGCCTTCATACACGGCTCTGGCCATCTCCTTCTCCGGCATGGACGCCCCTCACGGCTCCGTGTACGGGGACGGGAGGAGTGTTGGCGGCCGAGGAGTGATTCGTGTGCCGGCCCACAGACCGCTGACAGCCCCCGGACCTGCGGCCCCGGTGCAGAGCGCCGTGCCCGGGTTTGGAGGGCTCTGTTTCCCCTGGATAGGGAACCGCTTTACTAAGGACAGAATATCAg CGGCTCTGGTTCCCTTCTCGGTCACCAGGCGGATAGGACACCCCTACCAGAACCGGACCCCCCCTAAGAGGAAAAAGCCCCGCACGTCCTTCTCCAGGGTGCAGATCTGCGAGCTGGAGAAGAGGTTCCACCGCCAGAAGTACTTGGCCAGCGCCGAGAGGGCCGCCTTGGCCAAGAGCCTCAAGATGACGGACGCTCAGGTCAAAACCTGGTTCCAGAACCGCAGAACCAAGTGGAG GCGGCAGACGGCGGAGGAGCGGGAGGCGGAGCGCCAGCAGGCCAATCGTCTGATCCTGCAGCTGCAGCAGTCCGCCCTGCACAAGTCCTTGGGCGAGTCGGCCGTGGCGGACCCGCTGTGCGCGCACAACTCCTCCCTCTACGCCCTGCAGAACCTGCAGCCCTGGGCCGAGGACAGGGAGTAG
- the LOC133648215 gene encoding Kv channel-interacting protein 1 isoform X5: MTMVCHRPEGLHQLEALTNFSKQELQVLYRGFKNECPSGIVSEETFKQIYSQFFPHGDASAYAHYLFNAFDSAQTGSIKFEDFVTALSILLRGSITEKLQWTFNLYDINRDGYINKEEMTDIVRAIYDMMGKYTYPVLRTDAHKQHVDAFFQKMDKNRDGVVTLDEFILSCQEDDNIMRSLQLFENVI, translated from the exons ATGACCATGGTGTGCCATCGACCGGAGGGCCTTCACCAGCTGGAGGCTCTGACCAACTTTAGTAAACAAGAACTCCAAGTGCTCTACAGGGGCTTCAAGAAC GAGTGTCCAAGTGGAATCGTCAGCGAAGAAACCTTCAAGCAGATCTACTCCCAGTTCTTTCCTCACGGAG ACGCCAGCGCCTACGCACATTACTTGTTTAACGCCTTCGACTCGGCGCAGACAGGATCCATAAAGTTTGAG GACTTTGTGACGGCTCTGTCCATCCTGCTGAGAGGGTCCATCACAGAGAAGCTCCAGTGGACCTTTAACCTCTACGACATCAACCGAGACGGGTACATCAATAAAGAG GAGATGACAGACATCGTCCGGGCCATTTATGACATGATGGGGAAGTACACTTACCCCGTCTTGAGAACGGACGCACACAAGCAGCATGTTGATGCTTTCTTTCAG AAAATGGACAAAAACAGAGACGGCGTGGTCACCCTGGATGAATTCATCCTCTCTTGTCAAGAG GATGACAACATCATGCGGTCCCTCCAACTCTTCGAAAATGTCATCTAG
- the LOC133648215 gene encoding Kv channel-interacting protein 1 isoform X3 has protein sequence MGLVMGTFSMQSKQVNYLKDKADDDLEMTMVCHRPEGLHQLEALTNFSKQELQVLYRGFKNECPSGIVSEETFKQIYSQFFPHGDASAYAHYLFNAFDSAQTGSIKFEDFVTALSILLRGSITEKLQWTFNLYDINRDGYINKEEMTDIVRAIYDMMGKYTYPVLRTDAHKQHVDAFFQKMDKNRDGVVTLDEFILSCQEDDNIMRSLQLFENVI, from the exons ACAAAGCTGACGATGACCTGGAGATGACCATGGTGTGCCATCGACCGGAGGGCCTTCACCAGCTGGAGGCTCTGACCAACTTTAGTAAACAAGAACTCCAAGTGCTCTACAGGGGCTTCAAGAAC GAGTGTCCAAGTGGAATCGTCAGCGAAGAAACCTTCAAGCAGATCTACTCCCAGTTCTTTCCTCACGGAG ACGCCAGCGCCTACGCACATTACTTGTTTAACGCCTTCGACTCGGCGCAGACAGGATCCATAAAGTTTGAG GACTTTGTGACGGCTCTGTCCATCCTGCTGAGAGGGTCCATCACAGAGAAGCTCCAGTGGACCTTTAACCTCTACGACATCAACCGAGACGGGTACATCAATAAAGAG GAGATGACAGACATCGTCCGGGCCATTTATGACATGATGGGGAAGTACACTTACCCCGTCTTGAGAACGGACGCACACAAGCAGCATGTTGATGCTTTCTTTCAG AAAATGGACAAAAACAGAGACGGCGTGGTCACCCTGGATGAATTCATCCTCTCTTGTCAAGAG GATGACAACATCATGCGGTCCCTCCAACTCTTCGAAAATGTCATCTAG
- the LOC133648215 gene encoding Kv channel-interacting protein 1 isoform X2: protein MGAVVGTLTMQTKQQRRPSRDKADDDLEMTMVCHRPEGLHQLEALTNFSKQELQVLYRGFKNECPSGIVSEETFKQIYSQFFPHGDASAYAHYLFNAFDSAQTGSIKFEDFVTALSILLRGSITEKLQWTFNLYDINRDGYINKEEMTDIVRAIYDMMGKYTYPVLRTDAHKQHVDAFFQKMDKNRDGVVTLDEFILSCQEDDNIMRSLQLFENVI from the exons ACAAAGCTGACGATGACCTGGAGATGACCATGGTGTGCCATCGACCGGAGGGCCTTCACCAGCTGGAGGCTCTGACCAACTTTAGTAAACAAGAACTCCAAGTGCTCTACAGGGGCTTCAAGAAC GAGTGTCCAAGTGGAATCGTCAGCGAAGAAACCTTCAAGCAGATCTACTCCCAGTTCTTTCCTCACGGAG ACGCCAGCGCCTACGCACATTACTTGTTTAACGCCTTCGACTCGGCGCAGACAGGATCCATAAAGTTTGAG GACTTTGTGACGGCTCTGTCCATCCTGCTGAGAGGGTCCATCACAGAGAAGCTCCAGTGGACCTTTAACCTCTACGACATCAACCGAGACGGGTACATCAATAAAGAG GAGATGACAGACATCGTCCGGGCCATTTATGACATGATGGGGAAGTACACTTACCCCGTCTTGAGAACGGACGCACACAAGCAGCATGTTGATGCTTTCTTTCAG AAAATGGACAAAAACAGAGACGGCGTGGTCACCCTGGATGAATTCATCCTCTCTTGTCAAGAG GATGACAACATCATGCGGTCCCTCCAACTCTTCGAAAATGTCATCTAG